One segment of Gordonia terrae DNA contains the following:
- a CDS encoding DUF456 domain-containing protein, which yields MPFWGELLVAAVIMVGLVGIVVPILPGTLLIVGALFVWALIVGGWAWSVFALALVVIATGEVLKYLVAGRSLRADAIPNRTIVVGGLVGIVGFFVVPVIGLLLGFIVGALASELVRTRSFDGAWRGAFSALRAAVKTIGIELLFALIATGIWTGGAFVW from the coding sequence GTGCCGTTCTGGGGTGAGCTGCTGGTCGCAGCGGTGATCATGGTCGGACTGGTGGGCATCGTCGTGCCGATCCTGCCCGGCACGTTGCTCATCGTCGGTGCGCTGTTCGTGTGGGCGCTGATCGTCGGCGGCTGGGCCTGGTCGGTGTTCGCGCTGGCCCTCGTCGTGATCGCGACCGGTGAGGTGCTCAAGTACCTGGTCGCCGGGCGGTCCCTGCGCGCGGACGCGATCCCGAACCGCACGATCGTGGTGGGCGGCCTGGTCGGCATCGTCGGTTTCTTCGTCGTGCCGGTCATCGGTCTGCTGCTCGGGTTCATCGTCGGCGCACTGGCGTCGGAACTGGTCCGCACGCGGAGCTTCGACGGAGCCTGGCGCGGCGCGTTCTCGGCACTCAGAGCCGCCGTCAAGACGATCGGCATCGAGTTGCTCTTCGCGCTGATCGCGACCGGCATCTGGACCGGCGGCGCCTTCGTCTGGTGA
- a CDS encoding thiamine pyrophosphate-binding protein codes for MATVNGGQLLARALAQAGTTEVFTLHGGHLDAFLIACAGEGIRLTDTRHEASAGHAADAYARVTGGFGVCVVTSGPGFTNVYTALANAYLDRSPTLFVVGAPPLRETETNPLQGGFDQIAAADPVTKWAYRITDAARVPEIVALAIRKTTSGVPGPVLLELPIDVMFGEADDDQVRFPTNYRVSTRSGADPDAVTLALDLLQTASNPAIVIGGGITFSRAEEALVAFAETVGVPVFYPGKADGAIPADHPLAGGGLLSMGTIPALGAPTPDVVVMAGTRAGMFTGGRASMFPGAKIIQIDIDPAEIGRIYDVEVPIVADCRAALEQLTAAAAGRTWPDWTEWASTVKAAKGAHAAGFPDATTDTGKMHPYFAAKAIVEACPPDTIFVLDGAEAPSWAEFFVAVGRPGSVLRLGYLGCLGVGPGFAIGAARARPGAPVVLITGDGAAGFHPQEFDTMARHHLPVTTVVFNNAVWGMSIHGQEAVFGPEGVVVSELADSDYEKIAEAFGGIGMRVKHLDDLAPAVEKALGADVPACINAEIEPGVVHPITTMMLGDVTSTDEIVVPYYENLPR; via the coding sequence ATGGCAACTGTCAACGGCGGTCAACTTCTTGCCCGCGCACTCGCCCAGGCCGGCACGACGGAGGTCTTCACCCTCCACGGCGGACACCTCGACGCCTTCCTGATCGCCTGCGCGGGAGAGGGAATCCGGCTCACCGATACCCGCCACGAGGCGAGCGCCGGCCACGCCGCCGACGCGTACGCGCGCGTCACGGGCGGCTTCGGCGTGTGCGTGGTCACCTCGGGCCCCGGGTTCACCAACGTCTACACCGCGCTGGCCAATGCCTACCTAGACCGCTCGCCGACACTGTTCGTCGTGGGGGCGCCTCCGCTGCGCGAGACCGAGACCAATCCGCTGCAGGGCGGCTTCGATCAGATCGCCGCCGCCGACCCGGTCACCAAGTGGGCCTACCGGATCACCGACGCCGCCCGCGTCCCGGAGATCGTCGCGCTGGCGATCCGCAAGACCACCAGCGGCGTGCCGGGCCCGGTGCTGCTCGAACTGCCCATCGACGTCATGTTCGGCGAGGCCGACGACGATCAGGTGCGCTTCCCCACCAATTACCGGGTCTCGACGCGGTCCGGAGCGGATCCCGACGCCGTGACCCTGGCCCTCGACCTGCTGCAGACCGCATCGAACCCCGCGATCGTGATCGGCGGCGGGATCACCTTCTCCCGTGCCGAGGAAGCGCTCGTGGCCTTCGCCGAGACCGTCGGCGTGCCCGTGTTCTATCCGGGCAAGGCCGATGGTGCGATCCCGGCCGACCACCCGCTCGCCGGTGGCGGACTCCTGTCGATGGGCACCATCCCGGCCCTCGGGGCGCCCACACCCGACGTCGTCGTCATGGCGGGCACGCGAGCCGGGATGTTCACCGGCGGGCGGGCCAGCATGTTCCCGGGCGCCAAGATCATCCAGATCGACATCGACCCCGCCGAGATCGGCCGGATCTACGACGTCGAGGTCCCGATCGTCGCCGACTGCCGCGCCGCTCTGGAGCAACTCACCGCTGCGGCCGCCGGACGGACCTGGCCGGACTGGACCGAGTGGGCGAGCACCGTGAAGGCCGCCAAGGGCGCGCACGCCGCCGGATTCCCCGACGCGACCACCGACACCGGCAAGATGCACCCCTACTTCGCGGCCAAGGCCATCGTCGAGGCCTGCCCGCCGGACACCATCTTCGTGCTCGACGGCGCCGAGGCCCCGTCCTGGGCAGAGTTCTTCGTCGCCGTCGGACGTCCGGGAAGCGTCCTGCGGCTGGGTTATCTCGGATGCTTGGGCGTCGGACCGGGATTCGCGATCGGAGCGGCCCGGGCCCGGCCCGGCGCACCCGTCGTGCTGATCACCGGAGACGGCGCAGCCGGTTTCCACCCGCAGGAATTCGACACCATGGCCCGTCATCACCTGCCGGTGACCACCGTCGTCTTCAACAACGCCGTCTGGGGTATGTCGATCCACGGGCAGGAGGCCGTCTTCGGGCCCGAGGGCGTGGTCGTGTCCGAGCTGGCCGACAGCGACTACGAGAAGATCGCGGAGGCCTTCGGCGGAATCGGAATGCGCGTCAAGCATCTCGACGATCTCGCGCCCGCCGTCGAGAAGGCTCTCGGCGCCGATGTCCCCGCGTGCATCAACGCCGAGATCGAGCCGGGCGTCGTCCACCCGATCACGACCATGATGCTCGGCGACGTCACGAGCACCGACGAGATCGTCGTCCCCTACTACGAGAACCTGCCCCGGTGA
- a CDS encoding ferredoxin reductase gives MNLLKWSKRPAAGVEARKPEVNIIRGLVARATTPLLPDDYLHLINPLWSARELRGKVLDVTKETDDTATVTIRTGWGFPDSYKPGQYVGIGLQIEGKWHWRSYSLTSIGAGENKTIAITVKANPDGFLSSHLVDGVSPGTIIRLQSPKGDFHLPEPVPGKILFVTAGSGITPVMAMLRQLSSHGETPDIVHIHSAPTRDDVIFLDEMEKLAEEADDYDLNLQLTKEMGKFDVSRMDEWAPDWRERECWACGPVALLDAMESHYEDGGLRERLHVERFAIARTDHGGEGGTVKFAISDKEAEIDGATTLLEAGENLGIQMAFGCRMGICQTCVVPLAGGYVRDLRTGEERREGERIQTCISAVSGECTLDL, from the coding sequence GTGAACCTATTGAAGTGGAGCAAGAGGCCGGCAGCGGGGGTCGAGGCCCGCAAGCCCGAGGTCAACATCATCCGCGGTCTGGTGGCGCGAGCGACCACTCCGCTCCTGCCGGACGACTATCTACACCTGATCAATCCGCTGTGGAGCGCACGGGAACTCCGCGGCAAGGTGCTCGACGTCACCAAGGAGACCGACGACACCGCGACCGTCACCATCCGGACGGGTTGGGGCTTCCCCGACTCGTACAAACCGGGCCAGTACGTCGGCATCGGTCTGCAGATCGAGGGCAAATGGCACTGGCGGTCGTATTCACTGACGTCCATCGGGGCCGGCGAGAACAAGACCATCGCGATCACCGTGAAGGCCAACCCGGACGGGTTCCTCTCGTCGCACCTGGTCGACGGCGTCAGCCCCGGGACGATCATCCGGCTGCAGTCACCCAAGGGTGACTTCCACCTGCCCGAACCGGTGCCGGGCAAGATTCTGTTCGTGACCGCGGGCAGCGGCATCACCCCCGTGATGGCCATGCTGCGACAGCTGAGTTCGCACGGTGAGACGCCCGACATCGTGCACATCCACTCCGCGCCCACGCGCGACGACGTGATCTTCCTCGACGAGATGGAGAAACTGGCCGAGGAGGCCGACGACTACGACCTCAACCTCCAGCTGACCAAGGAGATGGGGAAGTTCGACGTCTCCCGGATGGACGAGTGGGCGCCGGACTGGCGCGAGCGCGAATGCTGGGCCTGTGGGCCGGTGGCGCTGCTCGACGCGATGGAGAGCCACTACGAGGACGGTGGTCTCCGCGAGCGGCTGCACGTCGAGCGGTTCGCCATCGCGCGCACCGACCACGGCGGCGAGGGTGGCACCGTGAAGTTCGCGATCTCGGACAAAGAGGCCGAGATCGACGGCGCCACAACGCTGCTCGAGGCGGGTGAGAACCTGGGCATCCAGATGGCATTCGGATGCCGGATGGGCATCTGCCAGACCTGCGTCGTGCCACTCGCCGGGGGTTACGTTCGTGACCTGCGCACCGGCGAGGAGCGTCGCGAAGGAGAACGAATCCAGACATGCATCAGCGCCGTGTCTGGTGAATGCACCCTCGATCTGTAG
- a CDS encoding long-chain-fatty-acid--CoA ligase, translated as MTTPTDYRLAEQTRLRARLDGDAPALSGAGVQLTYRQLDDRANRLANVLRDRGIRAGDRIAVLGKSSPEIIETVLAAAKIGAVTVPLNWRLSVRELGEVVDDARARLIVCHRDFLDAVTEILSGADTVMEPIAFGDPRQPLSYEQLLATSSPDDPGHVGDADDVVLQLYTSGTTGRPKGVLTSNTNLGACTQAGGPWGFDDSSVSLCAMPLFHIGGLGWALVGLANGAHNVVIADFTPDSLLDTLVRERITNVFLVPTVIGMLVDVPGADQADVGALRSIAYGSAPITPALLRRTLRTFGTPLFQVYGLTETHGAVTQLDAADHSTDPERAHLLRSVGRPYPWVELTIRTASGTEATSGEQGEICIRTPQATRGYHRRDAETAATIDADGWLHTGDIGRVDADGYVYVTDRLKDMVITGGENVYPTEVEAVLGDHPDVAQVAVVGLPHDTWGEEVTAFVVPAPGHEPTEADLRAFARSRLAGYKVPKTVHIVSALPLGATGKILKRSLREQFAARRGPVASTPATADE; from the coding sequence ATGACGACGCCGACCGACTACCGTCTGGCCGAGCAGACCCGGCTCCGCGCACGCCTCGACGGAGACGCCCCGGCGCTGTCGGGGGCCGGGGTGCAGCTCACCTACCGGCAGCTCGACGACCGCGCCAACCGTCTGGCGAACGTGTTGCGCGACCGCGGTATCCGAGCCGGCGATCGGATCGCCGTGTTGGGGAAGAGCTCTCCGGAGATCATCGAGACGGTACTCGCCGCCGCGAAGATCGGCGCGGTCACCGTGCCGCTGAACTGGCGGCTCTCGGTCCGCGAGCTCGGCGAGGTCGTCGACGACGCACGGGCACGTCTTATCGTCTGCCACCGCGACTTTCTCGATGCGGTGACGGAGATCCTCTCCGGTGCAGACACTGTCATGGAACCGATCGCGTTCGGCGATCCACGACAACCGCTCTCGTACGAACAGTTGCTGGCGACGTCGTCCCCGGATGATCCGGGCCACGTCGGCGACGCCGACGACGTGGTCCTCCAGCTCTACACCTCGGGTACCACCGGCCGGCCCAAGGGCGTGCTCACCTCCAACACCAACCTGGGCGCCTGCACGCAGGCCGGCGGGCCGTGGGGGTTCGACGACTCGTCGGTCAGCCTCTGCGCCATGCCTCTCTTCCACATCGGCGGACTGGGCTGGGCGCTGGTGGGGCTGGCCAACGGCGCACACAACGTGGTCATCGCCGACTTCACCCCGGATTCGCTCCTGGACACCCTTGTCCGGGAACGCATCACGAACGTCTTCCTGGTACCGACCGTCATCGGCATGCTCGTGGACGTACCGGGCGCCGACCAGGCCGATGTCGGGGCATTGCGGTCGATCGCGTACGGGTCCGCGCCGATCACCCCCGCCCTCCTGCGCCGGACGCTGCGCACCTTCGGCACCCCGCTGTTCCAGGTGTACGGACTCACCGAAACCCACGGCGCGGTCACCCAACTCGACGCCGCGGACCACAGCACCGACCCCGAGCGCGCACATCTGCTCCGCTCCGTCGGCCGCCCGTACCCCTGGGTGGAACTGACCATCAGAACCGCATCGGGCACCGAGGCGACGTCCGGCGAGCAGGGCGAGATCTGCATCCGGACACCGCAGGCGACCCGCGGCTACCACCGGCGCGACGCCGAGACCGCGGCGACCATCGACGCCGACGGCTGGCTGCACACCGGCGACATCGGCCGCGTCGACGCCGACGGTTACGTGTACGTCACCGACCGGCTCAAGGACATGGTCATCACCGGCGGTGAGAACGTCTATCCCACCGAGGTCGAGGCGGTTCTCGGCGACCACCCGGACGTCGCGCAGGTCGCGGTGGTCGGGCTGCCGCACGACACCTGGGGCGAAGAGGTGACGGCGTTCGTCGTGCCCGCCCCGGGGCACGAACCCACCGAAGCCGATCTCCGCGCCTTCGCCCGGTCCCGGCTGGCCGGCTACAAGGTCCCCAAGACCGTGCACATCGTCTCGGCGCTTCCGCTCGGCGCGACCGGGAAGATCCTCAAACGCTCTCTGCGAGAACAATTCGCAGCACGACGCGGGCCGGTCGCGTCAACTCCGGCGACCGCCGACGAGTGA
- a CDS encoding IclR family transcriptional regulator encodes MARSSPQTERIVMLMQLLTDQPTSARSLADIARHLGVSKPTCYPMVIALTEAGWLLRDPVTKGYRLGPAVVPIGEAASRAMAPVEVARPLMRDLADESGMAAIAFVPSGADLAIGEIVQPVAGRRGTLGLRLGDTLEIAPPLGAGLAAWYPPDRLDEWLLLGADHVGIDHAELREMYRPMLEVIRARGYAVECADQREQSLSATVAGLRGTGIAGQRAVSALREAQRRLSTDVVVGEIDPAADYRPISVNAVAFAPGGVPAVIVAVVDARTSMLGQDVIELGRRVRTAAAAVTDGLGGAPPVGS; translated from the coding sequence ATGGCGCGCTCCTCCCCGCAGACCGAACGCATCGTCATGCTGATGCAGCTGCTGACCGACCAGCCGACGTCGGCCCGGAGCCTGGCCGACATCGCGCGGCACCTCGGGGTCTCGAAGCCCACGTGCTATCCGATGGTCATCGCGCTGACCGAAGCGGGCTGGCTCCTGCGGGACCCGGTCACCAAGGGCTACCGCCTGGGGCCCGCGGTGGTCCCGATCGGTGAGGCGGCGTCGCGGGCGATGGCCCCGGTGGAGGTCGCTCGTCCGCTGATGCGCGATCTGGCCGACGAAAGCGGCATGGCGGCAATCGCGTTCGTACCCTCGGGGGCCGACCTGGCGATCGGTGAGATCGTGCAACCCGTGGCCGGCCGCCGCGGCACACTCGGCCTGCGGCTGGGCGACACCCTGGAGATCGCGCCCCCGCTGGGCGCCGGACTGGCCGCGTGGTACCCGCCCGATCGGCTCGACGAGTGGCTGCTCCTCGGTGCGGACCATGTCGGGATCGACCATGCCGAACTGCGCGAAATGTACCGGCCGATGCTCGAGGTGATCCGCGCCCGTGGGTACGCGGTGGAGTGTGCTGACCAACGAGAGCAGTCGTTGTCGGCCACCGTCGCCGGTCTGCGCGGTACGGGCATCGCCGGGCAGCGTGCGGTCTCCGCGCTACGCGAGGCGCAGCGTCGTCTGTCCACCGACGTCGTGGTCGGTGAGATCGATCCGGCCGCCGACTACCGGCCCATCTCTGTCAACGCCGTCGCCTTCGCACCCGGCGGAGTGCCCGCAGTCATCGTCGCGGTCGTCGACGCGCGCACGTCCATGCTCGGGCAGGATGTCATCGAGCTCGGCCGCCGGGTGCGGACCGCCGCGGCCGCGGTCACCGACGGGCTCGGCGGGGCGCCGCCTGTCGGGTCCTAG
- a CDS encoding fatty acid desaturase family protein, translating to MAITDIDQYAHLTDSDVETLGAELDAIRRDIEESRGEADAKYIRRAITIQRSLAAGGRLALMFSNKKVAWAAGTAMLSLAKIIENMELGHNVMHGQWDWMNDPEVHSASWEWDTTCPSVQWKHSHNFVHHKYTNVVGMDDDVGYGILRVTRDQPWEWWNVGNPIYNLTLGTFFEYGVALHHLETEKLRNKEKTYRQAAKDLRVIGTKVGKQAAKDYLIYPALAGPNWKTTLTANFTSNIVRNYWAYMVIFCGHFPDGAEKFTVEEFENEDQPRWYLRQMLGSANFKAGPLMRFMSGNLSHQIEHHLFPDLPSSRYEEIGVRVRELCDKYDLPYTTGTLLGQYAQSFRTIAKLALPNSLLKATSDDAPETASELRFAIREGMSDHFGVDPETGKRRGLRTALRELKNSPVRAAHVGRAASGSPGRNQH from the coding sequence ATGGCCATCACCGACATCGATCAGTACGCACATCTCACCGACAGCGACGTCGAGACCCTCGGCGCCGAACTCGACGCCATCCGCCGTGACATCGAGGAGTCGCGTGGCGAGGCCGACGCCAAGTACATCCGGCGGGCCATCACCATCCAGCGGAGTCTCGCGGCCGGCGGCCGGCTCGCCCTGATGTTCAGCAACAAGAAGGTCGCCTGGGCGGCCGGTACCGCGATGCTCTCGCTGGCCAAGATCATCGAGAACATGGAACTGGGCCACAACGTGATGCACGGTCAGTGGGACTGGATGAACGATCCGGAGGTCCACTCGGCGTCGTGGGAGTGGGACACCACCTGCCCGAGCGTGCAGTGGAAGCACTCGCACAACTTCGTCCATCACAAGTACACGAACGTCGTCGGGATGGACGACGACGTGGGCTACGGTATCCTCCGCGTCACCCGGGACCAGCCCTGGGAGTGGTGGAACGTCGGCAACCCGATCTACAACCTGACGCTGGGTACGTTCTTCGAATACGGTGTCGCGCTGCACCATCTGGAGACGGAGAAGCTGCGCAACAAGGAGAAGACCTACCGCCAGGCGGCCAAGGATCTCCGGGTGATCGGCACCAAGGTCGGCAAGCAGGCCGCCAAGGACTACCTCATCTACCCCGCCTTGGCCGGACCGAACTGGAAGACGACGCTCACAGCGAACTTCACGTCGAACATCGTCCGCAACTACTGGGCGTACATGGTGATCTTCTGCGGTCACTTCCCCGACGGCGCCGAGAAGTTCACGGTCGAGGAGTTCGAGAACGAGGATCAGCCGCGCTGGTACCTGCGGCAGATGTTGGGATCGGCCAACTTCAAGGCGGGCCCGCTGATGCGGTTCATGAGCGGCAACCTCAGTCATCAGATCGAGCACCACCTGTTCCCCGACCTGCCGAGCAGCCGGTACGAGGAGATCGGTGTGCGCGTCCGCGAGCTCTGCGACAAGTACGACCTGCCGTACACGACCGGGACCCTCCTGGGCCAGTATGCGCAGTCGTTCCGGACCATCGCGAAGCTGGCATTGCCGAACTCACTGTTGAAGGCCACGTCCGACGACGCGCCCGAGACGGCGTCGGAGCTGCGCTTCGCGATCCGCGAGGGGATGAGCGATCACTTCGGCGTCGACCCGGAGACCGGCAAGCGCCGCGGTCTGCGGACCGCGTTGCGTGAGCTGAAGAACTCGCCGGTGCGGGCCGCGCATGTGGGCCGGGCCGCGTCCGGTAGTCCGGGGCGGAACCAGCACTGA
- a CDS encoding MFS transporter, with amino-acid sequence MTATTSPVTTGESTVPERRTATIVMACLGVFVAYLPITSVAVTLPAIGSAFGASTAQLSWVQDAFVLPMAAFILTAGVFGDVHGRRKVYLVGLSLTALGALVALSAQSISMVWIGQALAGTGAAALLPTTLALISHAVPDVRERGKFIGIWASALMLSLTVGPLVAGPVAESAGWRWIYLLPIPVALIALAVAAVTLPESRAPHARRLDWPGQISAAVAVTALVFGVIEAGVYGFGDARVIVALVVAVIAAVVFVITEKRSASPMLDLDLFRSRAFTATTLVAMITFLALIGFIFVLSMYFGLVQQLGTIEAGWRLALMNGASMLVGALAGKMMHRIHARFLIGGGLIMVAVAQFALLTIDAETSFASISWRLVVLGLGMGLVMAPMTATAVSAVPYHLSGMAAAGNNAFRQVGGALGPAVLGALLTAGAVNSLPQKLIDAGVEEPVRDRVVGAVDTEGLAAASGLNLGADTPAVMGAVGDAFLDGMHLCLTFSGVLTAAAAILALVMLRPGRAVEEQPVG; translated from the coding sequence GTGACCGCGACCACCTCCCCCGTCACCACCGGTGAATCGACAGTTCCCGAACGCCGCACGGCAACCATCGTCATGGCCTGCCTCGGCGTCTTCGTCGCCTACCTGCCCATCACGAGCGTTGCCGTGACCCTGCCGGCGATCGGCAGCGCGTTCGGCGCGTCGACCGCTCAATTGTCCTGGGTCCAGGACGCTTTCGTCCTGCCGATGGCGGCGTTCATCCTCACCGCGGGGGTCTTCGGCGACGTACACGGCCGACGCAAGGTGTACCTGGTCGGACTGTCCCTCACCGCACTGGGCGCACTCGTGGCGTTGTCCGCGCAGTCGATCAGCATGGTGTGGATCGGACAGGCGCTCGCCGGCACAGGCGCGGCCGCGCTGCTCCCCACGACCCTGGCTCTGATCAGCCATGCCGTCCCCGACGTCCGCGAGCGCGGCAAGTTCATCGGCATCTGGGCATCGGCGCTGATGCTCTCACTGACGGTCGGGCCGTTGGTCGCGGGCCCGGTCGCCGAGTCGGCGGGCTGGCGCTGGATCTACCTGCTGCCGATCCCGGTGGCGCTGATCGCACTCGCGGTCGCGGCGGTGACCCTGCCAGAATCCCGTGCGCCCCATGCCCGTCGCCTGGACTGGCCCGGTCAGATCTCCGCCGCGGTCGCGGTCACCGCGCTGGTCTTCGGCGTCATCGAGGCCGGCGTCTACGGCTTCGGCGACGCCCGGGTCATCGTCGCGCTGGTGGTCGCCGTCATCGCCGCGGTCGTGTTCGTCATCACCGAGAAGCGTTCGGCGAGTCCGATGCTCGACCTCGATCTCTTCCGGAGCCGCGCCTTCACGGCCACGACCCTGGTCGCGATGATCACGTTCCTGGCGCTCATCGGCTTCATCTTCGTGCTCAGCATGTATTTCGGTCTGGTGCAGCAGCTCGGCACCATCGAGGCGGGCTGGCGGTTGGCCCTCATGAACGGCGCGTCGATGCTGGTCGGGGCGCTCGCCGGCAAGATGATGCACCGTATCCACGCGCGGTTCCTGATCGGCGGCGGTCTGATCATGGTCGCCGTTGCCCAGTTCGCACTGCTGACCATCGACGCCGAGACCTCGTTCGCATCCATCTCCTGGCGTCTGGTCGTGCTCGGGCTCGGGATGGGCCTGGTGATGGCACCGATGACCGCGACCGCGGTGTCGGCGGTGCCCTATCACCTGTCGGGGATGGCCGCGGCCGGCAACAACGCCTTCCGTCAGGTCGGCGGCGCGCTCGGTCCGGCTGTCCTCGGTGCCCTCCTGACCGCCGGCGCGGTGAACTCGTTGCCGCAGAAGCTCATCGACGCCGGTGTCGAGGAACCGGTACGCGACCGGGTGGTCGGCGCGGTCGACACCGAGGGCCTGGCCGCCGCGAGCGGCCTGAACCTCGGCGCCGACACCCCCGCCGTGATGGGCGCCGTCGGCGACGCCTTCCTGGACGGTATGCACCTGTGTCTGACGTTCTCGGGCGTCCTCACCGCAGCCGCCGCGATCCTCGCACTCGTGATGTTGCGTCCCGGTCGGGCGGTCGAGGAGCAGCCGGTCGGCTGA
- a CDS encoding LLM class flavin-dependent oxidoreductase: MALVRIGMTMPVMEPDLDAEMLHSWATTIDDGPFSSLCWGERIAFDNPECLTFLGALAAWTARVPLVMTVVVPQLHDPVMLAKSLATGDMLSAGRLTVALGVGGRHEDYRAVGADPSTQTMRQLADRAATMKRVWAGEKLTESVLPVGPPPHRKGGPELHVGTTGPKTIRSAVDWADGIAGVTLDLDTVKQNELFDVARSAWAEAGRAAPHLATSFWFAIGDGDGPRAQVTRHLHHYMNWIPSEFVDAIAPTTGWAGTEAELAEILRRFADIGTDEVQLIPTSSDPDQLRRAADVAAAFS, encoded by the coding sequence ATGGCGCTCGTGCGCATCGGGATGACGATGCCCGTGATGGAGCCCGATCTCGATGCCGAGATGCTCCACTCCTGGGCCACCACCATCGACGACGGTCCGTTCAGCTCCCTGTGCTGGGGTGAACGCATCGCGTTCGACAACCCGGAATGCCTGACCTTCCTCGGGGCGCTGGCGGCCTGGACGGCTCGGGTACCGCTGGTGATGACGGTCGTCGTGCCGCAGCTGCACGACCCGGTGATGCTCGCCAAGTCACTGGCGACCGGCGACATGCTGTCGGCCGGCCGCCTCACCGTGGCCCTCGGCGTCGGCGGGCGACACGAGGACTATCGGGCGGTCGGCGCGGACCCGTCGACGCAGACGATGCGTCAACTCGCCGACCGCGCGGCGACGATGAAACGGGTATGGGCCGGAGAGAAGCTGACCGAGTCGGTCCTGCCGGTCGGTCCGCCGCCGCACCGCAAGGGTGGGCCGGAACTGCATGTCGGCACCACCGGACCCAAGACCATCCGCAGCGCGGTCGACTGGGCGGACGGGATCGCCGGGGTCACCTTGGATCTCGACACCGTCAAGCAGAACGAACTCTTCGACGTCGCCCGGTCGGCGTGGGCCGAGGCCGGGCGGGCGGCACCGCATCTTGCGACGTCGTTCTGGTTCGCGATCGGCGACGGCGACGGTCCGCGCGCGCAGGTCACCCGGCACCTGCACCACTACATGAACTGGATCCCCTCGGAGTTCGTCGACGCGATCGCACCCACCACCGGGTGGGCGGGCACCGAGGCCGAGCTGGCCGAGATCCTACGGCGCTTCGCCGACATCGGCACCGACGAGGTCCAACTCATCCCGACGAGTTCCGATCCCGATCAACTGCGGCGAGCCGCGGACGTGGCCGCGGCATTCTCCTGA
- a CDS encoding SDR family NAD(P)-dependent oxidoreductase — MTDKRVDGKIAVVIGGGSGIGEAAARTLAVHGAAVTVADVNLEAAEAVAADLGGSAQARWVDVTDEESVAALFTGLTDDLGGVDIAVNCAGLNIPGFIVDLDAQQWQTTIELCLTGSFLVTKHAGRTLNDGGSLIGIASLNARQPAAGFAGYCAAKAGMVMLAEVAALELAPRGIRVNSISPGLVDTPLVHTLTSIPVIQDDFTENTPLGRNGRPDEIADAVLYLASDDSRWVTGETININGGAHLRRYPDVMRHLADLAAAE; from the coding sequence ATGACGGACAAGCGTGTCGACGGCAAGATCGCCGTCGTCATCGGCGGCGGCTCGGGCATCGGCGAAGCCGCGGCCCGGACCCTGGCCGTCCACGGTGCAGCGGTGACCGTGGCCGACGTGAATCTCGAAGCGGCCGAGGCTGTTGCCGCAGACCTCGGCGGTAGCGCACAGGCGCGGTGGGTCGACGTGACCGACGAGGAGTCGGTGGCCGCGCTCTTCACCGGGCTGACGGACGACCTCGGCGGTGTGGACATCGCGGTGAACTGCGCCGGGTTGAACATCCCGGGGTTCATCGTCGACCTCGACGCGCAGCAGTGGCAGACGACCATCGAGTTGTGCCTCACCGGTTCGTTCCTGGTGACCAAGCACGCGGGACGAACGTTGAACGACGGCGGATCGCTCATCGGCATTGCCTCTCTCAACGCCCGCCAGCCTGCGGCCGGCTTCGCGGGCTACTGCGCGGCCAAGGCGGGCATGGTGATGCTCGCCGAGGTCGCCGCACTCGAGCTGGCCCCGCGCGGCATCCGGGTCAACTCGATCTCCCCGGGACTCGTGGACACCCCGCTGGTGCACACCCTCACCTCGATCCCGGTCATCCAGGACGACTTCACCGAGAACACCCCGCTCGGGCGGAACGGCCGGCCGGACGAGATCGCCGACGCGGTCCTCTATCTCGCCTCCGACGACTCGCGGTGGGTCACCGGGGAGACGATCAACATCAACGGTGGTGCGCACCTGCGCCGGTATCCCGATGTGATGCGCCACCTCGCCGACCTGGCGGCTGCCGAATGA